A stretch of Komagataella phaffii GS115 chromosome 2, complete sequence DNA encodes these proteins:
- a CDS encoding 3-oxoacyl-[acyl-carrier-protein] reductase, with the protein MSLIGKKAIVTGGSRGLGLNIAKKLSKLGCNVALLARSEDVMRKEALPQLTTKFDGQKHNCYKVDLSDRNELSQLHQLSVFKEKIDILINCAGITHNKLLIQTDPDEIDNIITTNLTSSIVLSKLVARKMLSQKSGHIISISSALAKKPISGTVVYTATKQALIGLTKSLAVELGGKGIQCNAVLPGFLKDTLIGQSVNESLFKELLTNGHKLQLDDISDAVVFLLNDKTMTGQCLTLDKGFSLI; encoded by the coding sequence ATGTCTCTCATTGGTAAGAAAGCCATAGTAACAGGCGGCTCTAGAGGCCTGGGACTTAACATAGCGAAAAAGCTCAGCAAACTTGGATGCAATGTTGCCCTGTTGGCTAGATCAGAGGATGTTATGAGGAAGGAAGCATTGCCCCAACTTACCACCAAATTCGATGGCCAGAAACACAATTGCTACAAAGTTGACTTAAGTGATCGTAATGAGCTATCTCAGCTACATCAACTATCAGTATTTaaggaaaaaattgacaTTTTGATTAATTGTGCAGGGATTACACACAATAAGCTACTGATCCAGACCGATCCCGATGAAATCGACAACATTATAACAACAAACCTTACTTCAAGTATTGTACTATCAAAGTTAGTAGCTAGGAAAATGTTGAGTCAAAAGTCGGGCCACATAATAAGTATTTCATCAGCATTGGCCAAGAAACCCATCTCAGGAACTGTAGTTTACACTGCTACTAAACAGGCACTGATAGGACTTACAAAGTCACTAGCTGTTGAATTGGGAGGAAAGGGGATACAGTGCAATGCTGTTCTCCCAGGGTTTTTAAAAGACACTTTGATAGGACAAAGTGTCAACGAAtcattgttcaaagaattgttAACGAACGGCCACAAGTTACAATTGGACGACATAAGTGATGCCGTTGTATTCCTGTTAAATGATAAGACTATGACTGGTCAATGTTTAACTTTGGATAAAGGGTTCAGCCtgatttga
- a CDS encoding Mitochondrial 3-oxoacyl-[acyl-carrier-protein] reductase, with protein MVKQDNISWKLDILEVMFLRTKPRYLKTTLFLNARNQKKVSSVLDVRKFNKNSAINQISKYKSELSERKIHSAKVKMQRNLKKVIKSETSKCQAKLKTSPDDAKQQERLQILQDIDLDDIINRKLIRILINVFTPTEELQEFPPTYLPTWVIDSIKDKNSKYNPNNTTKGDSQAKINIVSQLMNNKELREILSTIDLTLRLVEGPVERPDQIKEKREKREKKKSDDKDTATTIKKSEKNSSYSDNEAEDQDQDEDSDHSDLDDINFSKYDGALAASSDEDSDDEPATQKKDTSRSLVEDDFFDFSVAELKQREKADAKKKEQKLEKEYNLPQLTSGYFSGGESDGDYDNDKVVQEATKPRKNRRGQRARQKIWEAKYGRNANHVLKEHDRIRSEREQKQAEYEERVRKRAAKAAELRERQASMPPPKIQKVASKGLHPSWEAKKNLEKKQKNIPFQGKKVTFD; from the coding sequence ATGGTGAAACAAGACAACATCTCCTGGAAACTGGACATCCTGGAAGTCATGTTTCTGAGGACAAAGCCCAGATATTTGAAAACCACATTGTTTTTGAATGCAAGAAACCAGAAGAAAGTGTCCTCAGTGTTGGACGTgagaaagttcaacaagAACAGTGCCATAAATCAAATCTCCAAGTACAAAAGCGAGCTTTCCGAGAGAAAGATCCATTCAGCCAAAGTGAAAATGCAGAGGAATTTAAAAAAGGTCATCAAAAGTGAAACTAGTAAATGTCAAGCGAAACTTAAGACTTCTCCCGATGATGCCAAACAACAAGAGAGATTACAGATTTTGCAAGATATTGATCTGGATGACATTATCAACAGAAAGCTGATTAGAATATTAATCAATGTTTTCACACCCACTGAGGAATTGCAGGAATTTCCTCCCACTTATCTGCCCACTTGGGTCATTGACTCAATAAAGGATAAGAATAGCAAATACAACCCTAATAATACTACAAAAGGCGATTCTCAGGCAAAGATTAATATCGTATCACAATTGATGAATAATAAAGAGCTGAGAGAAATTCTAAGCACTATAGATTTGACGTTGCGGTTGGTGGAGGGCCCTGTTGAGAGACCTGatcaaatcaaagagaagagagaaaagagagaaaagaaaaagtctGACGACAAAGATACAGCAACTACTATAAAGAAAAGCGAAAAGAATTCCAGTTACAGTGACAATGAAGCTGAAGaccaagatcaagatgaGGACTCTGACCATTCTGACTTAGACGACATTAATTTCTCTAAGTATGACGGAGCACTGGCTGCATCTTCAGATGAGGATAGTGATGACGAACCCGCAAcacaaaagaaagacaCCTCTAGATCGTTAGTCGAGGAcgatttctttgatttttccGTGGCTGAATTGAAGCAAAGGGAAAAAGCGGATgccaagaagaaggagcaaaagcttgaaaaagaatacaatTTGCCTCAATTGACTAGTGGATACTTTTCAGGCGGTGAGAGTGATGGTGATTACGATAACGACAAAGTGGTCCAGGAAGCAACCAAGCCTCGTAAGAATCGAAGAGGACAAAGAGCACGGCAAAAGATTTGGGAGGCCAAGTATGGAAGGAACGCTAATCATGTCCTGAAGGAACATGATCGTATTAGGTCAGAAAGAGAACAGAAGCAGGCTGAATATGAGGAGAGAGTGAGGAAGAGGGCAGCCAAGGCAGCAGAGCTCAGAGAAAGGCAAGCCTCCATGCCCCCTCCAAAGATACAAAAAGTTGCTTCAAAGGGCCTGCATCCTTCTTGGGAAGCCAAAAAGAATCTGgagaagaagcagaagaatATTCCATTCCAAGGTAAGAAGGTTACTTTTGATTAA
- a CDS encoding AMP-activated serine/threonine protein kinase found in a complex containing Snf4p and members of the, whose product MSSLVPNQDNRAITIKVPQRLDLQKFKSTTDIPRPPTEHKVIDDVSESLYKKVKLRLGSEQLLHSTVPTAYYEPLETQKEKSPSSQQSKHHRAAIRSVIKKTDHKSSNSNEKFRTRVSFDTVNLQYSDANAIDARSDDEDEYNYISTARNAQLLGGWTDTLDSSRRGRSLSKASTGGRTSSPLAMSPTHSPMRSPQRRIHSPAPLSRGGPGLFGGFRRDYPTSPIIEHDSCTLTKIHKDWELLYAGKLPNKKPALPNRVILVYASGRRHTWVAIDWCLRSLLQDGDEIVIAAAVNPDHHIPNKLHKRHNVSKTGPQYIKVVTGNLMKYIISVVNPRKIVKISVELAVGSTKEVLRDMLQLYQPNLAVISALPNKNSALRSWKSSRLTDRMVKNYPIPTIIVPAANMDDFENILFENLNRIYDEKAKHNVKEVDLEDEFYDIQLPTSQQFELALKNIRQRDLRELKDVDTASVSGKLEDGVEKKESTESSEDTNEEDLDYDNEEPQEYDGPRTGRTRSRNEPHATRMVRPKSENHSSDSDSIYSNSSLEETTNIEHMRAVVYQTEANLVEQLYEIRKKPLNKDTFKELLATVSTAGYKIGKEMAETARMGGEGAELVRTVTGAPSVGSSAYHTKSMLLDVSPKTSNSATVAKQNQCPSPPVFKIGSNSSSNHSQMPIITKNGPSSIYSSEDKTAEGSSKGHWSNRSESGAEGSTDKKKSRRFSIRRLWGK is encoded by the coding sequence ATGAGTTCTCTAGTACCAAACCAGGATAACCGAGCAATAACTATCAAAGTTCCTCAAAGGCTAGATTTGCAGAAGTTCAAGTCGACAACCGACATTCCAAGACCACCAACGGAACACAAGGTTATCGATGATGTTTCTGAGTCTCTATACAAGAAAGTTAAACTAAGATTAGGATCAGAACAACTGCTGCATTCGACAGTACCAACTGCATATTATGAACCTTTAGAAActcaaaaagaaaaatcacCTTCTAGTCAACAGAGTAAGCACCATCGTGCCGCTATTCGCTCAGTTATCAAGAAAACAGATCACAAATCCAGCAACTCGAATGAAAAGTTCCGAACTAGAGTTTCATTCGACACAGTTAACCTCCAATACTCTGACGCCAATGCGATAGACGCTCgttctgatgatgaggatgagTACAACTATATCTCCACTGCTCGTAACGCCCAACTTTTGGGTGGCTGGACGGATACTTTGGACTCAAGTCGAAGGGGACGTTCGCTATCCAAGGCATCGACCGGTGGTCGCACTAGTAGCCCTCTTGCAATGTCACCAACACATTCCCCAATGAGATCCCCTCAACGAAGAATTCATTCCCCTGCTCCCTTGAGTAGAGGAGGTCCTGGTCTGTTTGGCGGTTTCAGGAGAGATTATCCAACATCCCCCATTATTGAGCATGATTCCTGTACCCTTACTAAGATTCATAAAGACTGGGAGCTATTATATGCAGGAAAACTACCAAACAAGAAACCTGCTTTACCGAACAGAGTCATCCTAGTTTATGCTAGCGGCAGAAGACATACTTGGGTCGCAATTGATTGGTGTTTGCGCAGTTTGTTACAAGATGGAGATGAAATCGTGATTGCTGCAGCAGTAAACCCAGATCATCATATACCCAATAAATTGCACAAGCGACACAACGTGAGTAAAACTGGTCCCCAATATATCAAAGTGGTTACTGGTAACTTGATGAAATACATTATTAGTGTAGTAAACCCAAGAAAGATTGTGAAGATCTCAGTGGAGTTGGCCGTTGGAAGCACTAAAGAAGTTCTTAGAGATATGCTTCAGTTGTACCAACCTAATTTGGCAGTTATTTCGGCCTTACCTAATAAGAACAGTGCTCTGAGATCCTGGAAATCTTCCAGATTAACTGATAGAATGGTTAAGAATTACCCCATCCCTACCATTATTGTCCCAGCTGCAAATatggatgattttgagaacATTTTGTTTGAAAACCTTAACCGTATCTACGATGAAAAGGCAAAACATAATGTGAAGGAAGTTGACCTGGAAGATGAGTTCTATGACATCCAGCTTCCTACATCACAACAATTCGAACTCGCCCTTAAAAATATCAGGCAAAGGGATCTTAGAGAACTGAAAGACGTTGATACGGCATCGGTGTCTGGTAAACTAGAGGATGGAgttgagaaaaaagaaagcacCGAGTCAAGTGAAGACACTaacgaagaagatcttgattATGATAATGAAGAACCTCAAGAATACGATGGACCACGGACGGGAAGAACTCGGAGCAGAAACGAACCTCATGCGACACGAATGGTAAGGCCGAAGTCCGAGAATCACAGTTCTGACTCAGACAGCATTTATTCAAACTCCTCATTAGAAGAGACTACTAATATTGAACATATGAGAGCAGTGGTGTATCAGACTGAAGCTAATCTTGTAGAGCAGTTGTATGAGATTCGCAAGAAACCACTTAATAAAGACACATTCAAAGAACTATTAGCCACAGTGTCCACTGCGGGTTACAAGATCGGAAAGGAAATGGCAGAGACAGCAAGGATGGGAGGAGAAGGAGCAGAACTGGTACGAACTGTAACAGGGGCACCTTCTGTCGGCTCAAGCGCCTATCACACAAAATCGATGTTGCTTGATGTTTCACCAAAGACTTCGAATTCAGCTACTGTGGCCAAACAGAATCAATGCCCATCTCCTCCAGTTTTTAAGATTGGTTCTAACTCTTCTAGTAACCATTCTCAAATGCCTATCATTACCAAGAATGGCCCCAGTTCCATATACAGCTCAGAAGATAAAACCGCAGAAGGTAGTTCTAAGGGACACTGGTCCAATAGGTCTGAATCTGGAGCGGAAGGTTCCACggacaagaagaaaagcaGAAGATTTTCCATACGTAGACTTTGGGGGAAATAG
- a CDS encoding 2'-O-methyltransferase responsible for modification of tRNA at position 4 has protein sequence MTEEDSGKKRKRKNEERPQCQFFLVNKKRNCAMTRKIDQKFCAEHMSLEDANNQRIPCPLDNSHFVWKHKLAKHIKKCKVQKKEVNLDPWFVHDINGKVESQKERSFDEGELSQFLQEFLSSYDKMQFPELETKEYTDSSIMIQQRLDLLTNKKHIIQQSSLIQHLEKNGLLGPKYRYMEFGCGRAELSRYIGQSVFDKDKSYPSFTLIDRTRPRLKMDSKIQKDFQELTKNEHSNVDCQRIKIDIKDLALCRLDSVNDPFIVVSKHLCGVATDLTLQCLENYEKTVSDSKLAGCLIALCCRHCCHYDNLLSGSKKFLSSNFDISEKQFNFLTKICSWATNGKRPEVSDQDGKDHVSGYSLAERKIIGLKARRTIDEARRASITNYTTYLFHYVSEETSLENTCLLLLKKS, from the coding sequence ATGACAGAAGAGGATTCAGGtaagaagaggaagaggaaaaatgAGGAAAGACCTCAGTGCCAGTTCTTCCTGGTAAATAAGAAGCGAAACTGTGCCATGACGAGAAAGATAGATCAAAAGTTCTGTGCTGAACATATGTCCTTAGAAGACGCCAATAACCAGAGAATTCCCTGTCCTCTGGATAACTCACACTTTGTTTGGAAACACAAACTGGCAAAACACATCAAGAAATGCAAAGtccaaaaaaaagaagTCAATCTAGATCCGTGGTTTGTTCACGATATAAACGGTAAAGTTGAATCGCAAAAGGAGCGCTCATTTGACGAAGGAGAACTCAGTCAATTTTTGCAAGAGTTCTTATCCTCCTATGACAAAATGCAATTTCCCGAACTTGAGACCAAAGAGTATACAGATTCTTCCATTATGATTCAACAACGGTTAGATTTGCTCACAAACAAGAAGCATATCATACAACAGTCTTCGTTGATACAACATCTAGAGAAAAATGGGTTATTGGGTCCAAAGTACCGTTATATGGAGTTTGGATGTGGGAGAGCAGAACTATCAAGATACATTGGCCAATCAGTTTTTGACAAGGACAAAAGCTACCCTAGCTTTACATTGATTGACAGAACAAGACCTCGTCTAAAAATGGACTCCAAAATCCAGAAGGACTTCCAAGAACTCACCAAGAATGAACATAGCAATGTCGATTGTCAAAGAATCAAGATAGATATTAAAGATTTGGCCCTATGCAGATTGGACTCCGTTAATGACCCTTTTATCGTAGTTTCGAAGCATTTGTGTGGGGTAGCAACAGATCTAACCCTCCAATGTCTGGAAAATTATGAAAAAACCGTCTCAGATTCCAAACTGGCAGGTTGTTTGATAGCACTATGTTGCCGCCATTGCTGTCACTATGATAACCTACTTTCaggatcaaaaaagttcttATCTTCTAACTTCGACATTTCAGAAAAACAGTTTAACTTTTTGACCAAAATATGTTCGTGGGCGACGAACGGAAAAAGGCCAGAAGTATCAGACCAAGATGGAAAAGATCACGTTAGTGGTTATAGCCTTGCCGAGAGAAAAATTATAGGTCTCAAAGCAAGGAGAACAATCGATGAAGCAAGAAGGGCATCAATCACAAATTACACCACATACTTGTTTCATTACGTGAGTGAAGAAACCAGTTTGGAAAATACTTGTTTActacttttgaaaaagagttAA